Proteins from one Prosthecobacter sp. genomic window:
- a CDS encoding DUF1501 domain-containing protein has protein sequence MNPLDANRLHLTRRSLFGKTALGVGGAALGSLLTREGFAAQMADAMAPALPHFAPKAKRVIYLLQNGAPSHVDLFDHKPMLKKMHGTQIPDSIVGGKRFSTMTGGQTARPVLGEISNFSRHGHSGATVSDFMPHTAAIADDLCFIKSMHTTQVNHAPAITFFMTGSEQAGRPAIGSWLSYGLGSDAEDMPAFVVMTSRDKEASCGQIFYDFYWGSGFLPSKYQGVKFRGSGDPVLYLSNPDGMSREVKRTILDGIAGLNEMKLRDFGDPEIATRIAQYEMSYKMQTSVPELTDFSDEPKHILDMYGPDVMRQGSFAYNCLMARRLAERGVRFVQLMHAGWDQHRNLNTQLKIQATDTDAPSAALVKDLKQRGLLEDTLVIWGGEFGRTPFLQGKIEDTKQWGRDHHPYVFTIWMAGGGVKPGMTYGESDEFGFNVGKDGVHVHDFQATLMHLLGIDHERFTFRFQGRQFRLTDVHGHVVRPVLA, from the coding sequence ATGAATCCGCTCGATGCCAATCGTCTCCACCTGACCCGCCGTTCCCTGTTTGGGAAAACGGCGCTGGGTGTTGGTGGTGCGGCGCTGGGATCGCTGCTGACGCGGGAAGGATTCGCGGCGCAAATGGCGGATGCGATGGCTCCGGCGCTGCCGCACTTCGCACCGAAGGCGAAGCGGGTGATTTACCTGCTGCAAAACGGGGCACCGTCGCATGTGGACCTGTTTGATCACAAGCCGATGCTGAAAAAGATGCATGGCACGCAGATTCCCGACAGCATCGTGGGCGGGAAGCGCTTCAGCACGATGACGGGCGGCCAGACGGCACGACCGGTGCTCGGCGAGATCTCGAATTTCTCACGCCACGGCCACAGTGGGGCGACGGTGAGCGATTTCATGCCGCACACAGCGGCGATTGCGGATGATCTGTGCTTCATCAAGTCGATGCACACGACGCAGGTGAATCATGCGCCGGCGATCACGTTTTTCATGACGGGCAGCGAGCAGGCGGGGCGTCCGGCGATCGGCTCGTGGCTCAGCTACGGCCTGGGTAGCGACGCGGAGGACATGCCGGCCTTCGTGGTGATGACCTCGCGCGACAAGGAGGCGAGCTGCGGCCAGATTTTTTATGACTTCTACTGGGGCAGCGGCTTTCTGCCGTCGAAGTATCAGGGCGTGAAGTTTCGCGGCAGTGGCGATCCGGTGTTGTATCTGAGCAACCCTGACGGCATGAGCCGCGAGGTGAAGCGCACGATTCTCGACGGTATCGCGGGCCTGAACGAGATGAAGCTGCGTGACTTTGGCGATCCCGAGATCGCCACGCGCATCGCCCAATACGAGATGTCCTACAAGATGCAGACGAGCGTGCCGGAGCTGACCGACTTTTCCGACGAGCCGAAGCACATCCTCGACATGTACGGCCCGGACGTGATGCGCCAGGGCAGCTTCGCCTACAACTGCCTCATGGCGCGTCGCCTCGCCGAGCGTGGTGTGCGTTTCGTGCAGCTCATGCACGCGGGCTGGGACCAGCATCGCAATCTGAACACGCAGCTCAAGATTCAAGCCACCGACACCGACGCACCGAGCGCGGCATTGGTGAAGGATCTCAAACAACGCGGGCTGCTGGAGGACACGCTGGTCATCTGGGGTGGCGAGTTTGGCCGCACGCCATTTTTGCAAGGCAAGATCGAGGACACCAAGCAGTGGGGGCGCGATCACCATCCGTATGTGTTCACGATCTGGATGGCCGGTGGCGGCGTGAAACCCGGCATGACCTACGGCGAGAGCGATGAGTTCGGCTTCAACGTGGGGAAGGACGGTGTTCACGTTCACGATTTCCAGGCCACGCTGATGCACCTGCTCGGCATCGACCACGAACGCTTCACCTTCCGCTTCCAGGGCCGCCAGTTCCGGCTGACGGATGTCCATGGGCATGTGGTGAGGCCGGTGCTGGCTTAA
- a CDS encoding LptF/LptG family permease, producing MFPRIFDRYIGRQVGSATLIGVALLSGVMVLGNVYKKLDELLGNTELPISVILEFVAMVIPFSLIFTIPWAFLTAILLVFGRLSADNELVSLRMTGMSMARICAPVFVLALLLSGICLWVNVSLAPAAKDRMKRLFYEVAVKQPETLFQEGQVLERVPGYRIYTGKRDEKTLGDLHIIKMDKNANAGSYIRAKNGQIQTVAGKLDFTMLLKDVSIEHLQATTGQPAVPKPLGLTEFPLEFPLSDMQKDAVRVNASMKTTDALAEEVRTWKDTFTGEELTDVTRSLSRTELNKRYSFSLACFTFALVGIPLGVTAQRRETSSGFALSLITATVYIVFIILADTLNDKPAAMPHLIMWLPNVIFLSIGGWLFYKLSRK from the coding sequence ATGTTTCCGCGCATTTTTGACCGCTACATCGGCCGCCAGGTGGGATCAGCCACGCTGATCGGCGTGGCGCTGCTCAGCGGCGTCATGGTGCTGGGGAATGTTTACAAGAAGCTCGACGAGTTGCTGGGGAACACGGAGCTGCCGATCTCGGTGATCCTGGAGTTCGTGGCGATGGTGATCCCGTTCTCGCTGATCTTCACCATTCCGTGGGCGTTTCTGACGGCGATCCTGCTCGTGTTTGGACGCCTCTCCGCCGACAACGAGCTGGTCTCGCTGCGCATGACAGGCATGTCGATGGCACGCATCTGCGCGCCGGTCTTTGTGCTGGCGCTGCTGCTGAGCGGGATCTGCCTGTGGGTGAATGTGAGCCTGGCCCCGGCGGCGAAGGACCGCATGAAGCGCCTGTTTTACGAGGTGGCGGTGAAGCAACCCGAAACGCTGTTTCAAGAGGGGCAGGTGCTGGAGCGCGTGCCCGGTTACCGCATCTACACGGGGAAACGCGATGAGAAGACATTGGGTGATCTGCACATCATCAAGATGGACAAAAACGCGAACGCCGGAAGCTACATCCGCGCGAAAAACGGGCAGATCCAGACCGTGGCAGGCAAGCTGGACTTCACCATGCTGCTCAAGGACGTGAGCATCGAGCATCTTCAGGCCACCACCGGGCAGCCCGCCGTGCCAAAACCGCTCGGACTGACCGAGTTCCCCCTCGAGTTTCCACTTTCCGACATGCAGAAGGATGCTGTGCGTGTGAACGCAAGCATGAAGACGACGGACGCGCTGGCAGAGGAGGTGCGGACATGGAAGGACACGTTCACGGGCGAAGAACTCACAGATGTGACGCGCTCACTCTCACGCACCGAGCTCAACAAGCGCTACAGCTTCTCGCTGGCCTGCTTCACGTTTGCCTTGGTGGGTATTCCGTTGGGTGTCACGGCACAACGACGTGAAACGTCGTCGGGATTCGCGCTGAGTCTGATCACGGCCACGGTTTACATCGTGTTCATCATTCTGGCGGACACCTTGAATGACAAACCGGCGGCGATGCCGCATCTCATCATGTGGCTGCCGAATGTGATCTTCCTCAGCATCGGCGGCTGGTTGTTTTACAAGCTAAGCCGGAAGTAA
- a CDS encoding alpha/beta hydrolase has product MKLPLFILLTTSLHAVEPLTLKLWPDGPPGKMQPHSKATEDFIRTKAGKSTITDIIDPTITVYRPEKPNGTSVIVAPGGAYIFLSAVHEGTQVCEWLNTVGVTGILLKYRTPTRDEASPHEKPVQDAAKAIALVREHAKEWNLDPNRVGLLGFSAGGNLLAHIACDRVTKTELPNFCVMIYGGGFVDFKEPTKLKDGFTVPADAPPMFIACAHDDGQNPIASTVLYLEYKKHKIPAELHLFAKGGHGFGMRDNKQPINAWPQRCAEWMGSLGWLPK; this is encoded by the coding sequence ATGAAACTGCCGCTTTTCATTCTCCTCACCACAAGTCTGCACGCCGTCGAGCCGCTCACGCTTAAGCTCTGGCCTGATGGCCCGCCCGGCAAGATGCAGCCTCATTCCAAGGCCACGGAAGACTTCATCCGCACCAAGGCCGGCAAAAGCACGATCACTGACATCATTGATCCGACCATTACGGTCTATCGTCCCGAGAAGCCCAACGGTACCAGTGTCATTGTCGCTCCCGGTGGCGCTTACATCTTCCTCTCCGCCGTTCATGAGGGCACGCAGGTTTGCGAATGGCTGAACACAGTCGGCGTCACTGGCATCCTCCTCAAATACCGCACTCCGACTCGCGACGAAGCCTCCCCGCACGAAAAACCCGTTCAGGATGCCGCCAAAGCCATCGCTCTCGTCCGTGAACACGCCAAGGAATGGAATCTCGATCCCAATCGCGTCGGCCTGCTCGGTTTCAGCGCCGGTGGGAATCTGCTCGCGCACATCGCCTGTGATCGCGTGACGAAGACTGAGCTGCCGAACTTCTGCGTCATGATCTATGGCGGTGGCTTCGTGGATTTCAAAGAGCCGACGAAGCTCAAAGACGGCTTCACCGTTCCCGCCGATGCACCGCCCATGTTCATCGCCTGTGCCCACGACGACGGACAGAATCCCATCGCATCCACGGTCCTCTATCTTGAATACAAGAAGCACAAGATCCCGGCCGAGCTGCACCTGTTTGCGAAAGGCGGTCACGGCTTTGGCATGCGCGACAACAAGCAACCGATCAACGCCTGGCCGCAACGCTGCGCGGAATGGATGGGATCGCTGGGTTGGCTGCCTAAATAG
- a CDS encoding amidohydrolase, with protein sequence MKSLFLSLLVSSSLFAADVASVAKQELPSLVALYQELHANPELSMHEVETAARIAKELREAGLEVSEKVGGHGIVGVLKNGDGPVILVRTDLDALPVKEQTGAPYASTKVAKDDLGREVNVMHACGHDIHMASFVGTARALVKLRDQWKGTVVMIGQPAEERVLGARLMLRAGLFSKFPKPDKAIALHCSSDMAHGKVGIVEGFALANVDTVEVVVKGVGGHGSMPHLSKDPIVLAAQIVLALQTIVSREVKPGDPAVVTVGSIHGGTKSNIISDEVRLQLTLRSYKTETRQHLIDSIKRIVKAQAESANMPADKMPEVIVSDDQVAALYNQPALCAEVRQHIGKTIGEDNVLTREPVMGAEDFAEYGLTKEKVPLCMFWLGTQPPEVVAEAKAKGTTLPSLHSPYFKPVPEPSIETGVKAMTSAVIGLMKQ encoded by the coding sequence ATGAAGTCGCTTTTCTTGTCTCTCCTTGTCTCTTCGTCTCTTTTCGCCGCCGATGTTGCCTCCGTGGCGAAACAGGAGCTGCCCTCGCTCGTTGCGCTCTACCAAGAACTGCACGCGAATCCCGAGCTGTCGATGCACGAGGTCGAAACAGCGGCCCGCATTGCCAAGGAGCTGCGGGAGGCTGGTTTGGAGGTCTCGGAGAAGGTCGGTGGTCATGGCATTGTCGGTGTGTTGAAGAATGGTGACGGGCCGGTGATCCTGGTACGCACGGATTTGGATGCGCTGCCGGTGAAGGAGCAGACGGGTGCGCCTTATGCGAGCACGAAGGTGGCGAAGGATGATCTGGGGCGTGAAGTGAATGTGATGCATGCCTGCGGCCACGACATCCACATGGCGAGCTTCGTCGGCACGGCGCGGGCGTTGGTGAAGCTGCGCGATCAATGGAAGGGCACGGTCGTCATGATCGGCCAGCCGGCGGAGGAGCGCGTGCTTGGCGCGCGGCTGATGCTGCGCGCGGGACTGTTTTCCAAGTTTCCGAAGCCGGACAAGGCCATCGCGCTGCATTGCTCATCCGACATGGCGCACGGCAAGGTTGGCATCGTTGAAGGTTTCGCGCTGGCGAATGTCGATACGGTCGAGGTCGTCGTGAAAGGCGTTGGCGGGCATGGTTCGATGCCGCATTTGAGCAAAGACCCCATCGTGCTCGCCGCGCAGATCGTGCTGGCGTTGCAAACCATCGTCAGCCGTGAGGTGAAGCCGGGCGATCCGGCGGTGGTGACCGTCGGCAGCATTCATGGTGGCACGAAGAGCAACATCATCTCCGACGAGGTCCGCCTCCAACTCACCTTGCGCAGTTACAAGACCGAAACGCGCCAGCATCTCATCGATTCCATCAAACGCATTGTCAAAGCCCAGGCTGAGTCCGCCAACATGCCTGCTGACAAGATGCCGGAGGTCATCGTCTCAGACGATCAAGTCGCCGCGCTTTACAATCAGCCTGCGCTTTGCGCTGAAGTGAGGCAGCACATCGGCAAAACGATTGGCGAGGACAACGTCCTCACGCGTGAACCGGTCATGGGGGCCGAAGACTTCGCCGAATACGGCCTCACCAAGGAGAAAGTGCCGCTGTGCATGTTCTGGCTCGGCACGCAGCCGCCTGAGGTGGTCGCCGAGGCTAAAGCGAAGGGCACCACGCTGCCATCCTTGCATTCACCGTATTTCAAACCCGTGCCCGAGCCGAGCATCGAAACCGGCGTGAAGGCCATGACATCGGCCGTGATCGGTTTGATGAAGCAATAA
- a CDS encoding serine/threonine-protein kinase, whose amino-acid sequence MSTDSRPASSHAGSQPGGGWTPPTVEQLQVLLPQYEIVSMLGHGGMGAVYKGRQKSLDRVVAIKILPPGLENSDAKFVERFQNEARTMAKLMHPGIVAVFDFGETAEGQLYFVMEYVDGTDVAKMIQSSGKLPQDYALAITAHVCDALAYAHGFGVVHRDIKPANILVNMQGQIKVADFGLAKADDPAQSSGLTKTGYAMGTPDYVSPEALIMGSSIDGRADLYAIGVMLYQMLTGEIPRGLFQMPNIRTKGETDPRFDAIISKAMQTDRESRYQTASELRRALDVILTTPHIKQDASQSVAAVPQQAVAETPGKRSAVAAKPAVKGPKPPQEAPPNQKAEIGKAKSNTGLWIGIAAAAVIVIGGVIFFTSGGKPKPVTASAPAAAPTTPKTPEPPKPKPAPPASTPAPKPAAGAQTNSAGWTDGLAEWVAVPGNVQGGIMKEEAGAWRIVKGESVRFGPKTPGRFLANVAVRITIRDMSNKNFAIHLRGQGSAKGGYQAGFGSSGRSDIFLEMPGAKRTALGNFQVPAGFVAGPRHVMEFRAEGDVLTTTLDGQTTGSVKDATFASGGISISGLGLLIEKIEYRDLGSAPAVTAVVSSSQAVDGGVWADALAEYFAKTTTDGRLVQEVGGARVMANGGTGFTGSRQFFTDMSLRVTARGGNEGHPPYWGALLSHGQGKGYGARINPKGTAELRLHMPTGGGSKELQSFKLPAGFDYAARHTLEFRAIGDELTFILDDVKLGSVRDSTLTGGRSPSFDGSVGGLIEKFEYKAMPKLSGSPAPADGGGPWSDAIAEWMANPGNASSGKLKTEGTGWRVEKGASIEISTNRPGRAMANVAVRTTWRDATALSINLRGQTTGDVYGATLWDSGAAKILVTADKKITEHPGAKPPAGFKAGESHALEFRAQGDVLTMLVDGQVTGSVKDATLTSGKCVVIPSSAWVEKIEYRELPVLSVAFPPSGSKESTATVLATPVVPPAAPPPAPSADPKLIALLQNYTKAITNGLSAAAPADKPAFEAELARLKNNAPLPDAAEDAKLPAELKRLRGILRGQLK is encoded by the coding sequence ATGAGCACTGATTCCCGCCCCGCCTCCTCTCACGCAGGTTCGCAACCCGGCGGTGGGTGGACTCCTCCCACCGTGGAGCAACTCCAGGTGCTGCTGCCGCAGTATGAGATCGTCTCCATGCTGGGCCACGGCGGCATGGGCGCGGTGTACAAAGGAAGGCAGAAGTCGCTGGATCGCGTGGTGGCCATCAAAATTTTGCCGCCGGGGCTGGAGAACAGCGATGCGAAGTTTGTGGAGCGTTTCCAAAATGAGGCGCGCACGATGGCGAAGCTGATGCACCCCGGCATCGTGGCTGTGTTCGACTTTGGCGAGACGGCGGAGGGCCAGCTCTATTTTGTGATGGAGTATGTGGATGGCACGGACGTGGCAAAGATGATTCAAAGCAGCGGCAAGCTGCCGCAGGACTACGCGCTGGCCATCACGGCCCATGTTTGCGATGCGCTGGCCTACGCGCACGGGTTTGGCGTCGTGCACCGCGACATCAAGCCCGCGAACATCCTCGTCAACATGCAGGGTCAGATCAAGGTGGCCGACTTTGGCCTGGCGAAGGCCGATGATCCTGCCCAGAGCAGCGGATTGACGAAAACCGGCTACGCCATGGGCACACCGGACTACGTCTCGCCCGAGGCGCTGATCATGGGCAGCAGCATTGATGGTCGTGCCGATCTCTATGCCATCGGTGTCATGCTGTACCAGATGCTCACGGGTGAAATCCCGCGCGGCTTGTTCCAAATGCCGAACATCCGCACCAAGGGGGAGACGGACCCGCGCTTCGACGCTATCATCAGCAAGGCGATGCAGACCGACCGCGAGTCGCGCTATCAGACCGCCTCCGAGCTGCGCCGCGCACTCGACGTGATCCTCACTACGCCGCACATCAAGCAGGACGCTTCTCAATCTGTCGCCGCTGTGCCGCAGCAGGCCGTGGCCGAGACGCCAGGCAAACGCTCCGCTGTCGCAGCCAAACCGGCGGTGAAGGGGCCGAAGCCGCCGCAGGAGGCACCGCCAAATCAGAAAGCAGAGATTGGAAAGGCGAAATCAAACACCGGCCTCTGGATCGGGATTGCCGCCGCAGCGGTCATCGTCATCGGCGGGGTCATCTTTTTCACCAGCGGTGGCAAGCCGAAGCCTGTCACCGCCTCGGCACCCGCTGCCGCTCCGACAACTCCCAAAACCCCGGAGCCGCCGAAGCCCAAACCTGCGCCACCGGCCTCAACTCCAGCGCCGAAACCTGCCGCTGGCGCTCAAACGAACTCGGCAGGCTGGACCGACGGCCTCGCCGAATGGGTGGCGGTGCCGGGGAATGTGCAAGGTGGAATCATGAAGGAGGAGGCGGGAGCGTGGCGCATCGTGAAGGGGGAAAGCGTCAGGTTTGGTCCGAAAACGCCCGGTCGTTTTTTGGCGAACGTGGCGGTGCGCATCACGATCCGCGATATGAGCAACAAAAACTTCGCCATCCACCTGCGTGGTCAAGGCTCGGCAAAAGGCGGGTATCAAGCAGGGTTTGGGAGTTCGGGGCGCTCCGACATCTTCCTCGAAATGCCAGGGGCGAAGCGGACTGCATTGGGCAACTTTCAGGTTCCCGCCGGTTTCGTTGCCGGCCCCCGTCACGTCATGGAGTTCCGTGCGGAGGGTGATGTGCTGACGACCACCTTGGACGGGCAGACGACAGGCTCTGTCAAAGACGCCACTTTCGCCTCGGGTGGGATCTCGATCTCCGGTCTAGGCTTGTTGATCGAGAAGATCGAATACCGCGATCTCGGCAGTGCGCCTGCCGTGACTGCGGTGGTCTCATCCTCACAAGCCGTTGATGGCGGTGTCTGGGCGGACGCTTTGGCGGAGTACTTTGCGAAGACGACGACGGACGGGCGGCTCGTGCAGGAGGTTGGTGGTGCGCGGGTGATGGCGAATGGCGGCACGGGCTTCACCGGCAGCAGGCAGTTTTTCACCGACATGAGCCTCCGCGTCACCGCGCGGGGCGGGAATGAAGGACACCCGCCGTATTGGGGCGCGCTGCTGAGTCATGGGCAGGGCAAGGGATACGGTGCGCGTATCAACCCCAAAGGCACGGCCGAGCTGCGTTTGCACATGCCGACTGGAGGCGGCAGCAAGGAATTGCAGAGCTTCAAGCTCCCGGCCGGATTCGACTACGCCGCGCGTCACACGCTGGAGTTCCGCGCCATCGGTGATGAACTCACCTTCATCCTCGACGACGTGAAACTCGGCTCCGTGCGCGACAGCACGCTGACCGGCGGACGATCTCCCTCGTTCGACGGCTCCGTCGGCGGCCTCATCGAAAAATTTGAATACAAGGCCATGCCGAAACTCAGCGGCTCCCCCGCGCCCGCAGATGGCGGCGGGCCGTGGTCGGATGCCATCGCCGAATGGATGGCCAATCCCGGCAACGCGAGCAGCGGCAAATTGAAAACCGAAGGCACCGGTTGGCGCGTGGAGAAGGGCGCGAGCATTGAGATCAGCACCAACCGGCCCGGCAGAGCCATGGCGAACGTGGCCGTGCGCACCACCTGGCGGGATGCCACGGCCTTGAGCATCAACTTGCGTGGTCAAACCACAGGCGATGTCTATGGAGCTACCCTGTGGGACAGCGGCGCGGCAAAAATTCTGGTGACTGCGGACAAGAAGATTACCGAACACCCTGGAGCGAAGCCGCCAGCGGGCTTCAAGGCCGGAGAGAGCCACGCCCTGGAATTCCGCGCTCAGGGCGATGTGCTGACGATGCTGGTGGACGGGCAGGTGACCGGCTCGGTCAAAGACGCCACCCTCACCTCCGGCAAGTGCGTCGTGATCCCCTCAAGTGCTTGGGTCGAGAAGATCGAATATCGCGAGCTGCCTGTGCTGTCTGTGGCATTCCCACCAAGTGGGTCCAAGGAATCCACCGCCACAGTTCTTGCCACCCCGGTGGTTCCTCCAGCGGCACCACCGCCCGCCCCATCAGCCGATCCCAAACTTATCGCGCTGCTGCAAAACTACACGAAGGCGATCACGAATGGCCTGTCAGCAGCCGCGCCCGCTGACAAGCCCGCGTTTGAAGCCGAACTTGCACGCTTGAAGAACAACGCGCCGCTGCCCGACGCTGCGGAAGATGCGAAGCTGCCCGCCGAGCTGAAACGCCTGCGTGGGATTTTACGCGGGCAGTTGAAGTAG
- a CDS encoding ferredoxin, producing the protein MADAANKYAQNAPGAYYVDDQCIDCDLCRETAPANFKRDDDGGHSFLYKQPENDDERNLCEEALTGCPVEAIGRDGE; encoded by the coding sequence ATGGCCGACGCTGCAAACAAATACGCCCAAAACGCCCCCGGTGCCTACTATGTCGATGACCAGTGCATCGACTGCGACCTTTGCCGTGAAACGGCCCCGGCGAACTTCAAGCGTGACGATGACGGCGGCCATTCTTTCCTCTACAAGCAGCCTGAAAACGACGACGAGCGCAATCTCTGCGAGGAAGCACTCACCGGCTGCCCGGTGGAGGCCATTGGCCGAGACGGAGAGTAA
- the murI gene encoding glutamate racemase: MSTPVTANSPLGVFDSGVGGLTVVRALRDLLPNESIIYLGDTARVPYGSKSPDTIRRFSMEDTQFLVSHGVKAVVVACNTATAHALPILQATFRVPVIGVLGPGVEATLADAHCERVGIIGTAGTIRSHAYQHEIAMRRPDIMIEARATPLLVPFVEEGWIDHPALKSVLREYLKPLLDKGIDTLVLGCTHYPLLIPVLKRMLGQKVRLVDSASTCAAHVKAKLEQDGLLRTVKSKPTLEIFLTDHSEQAENMAKRFLGTDFGKVKKAVV, translated from the coding sequence ATGAGCACTCCCGTCACCGCCAACAGCCCGCTGGGCGTCTTTGATTCGGGTGTGGGCGGTTTGACCGTGGTGCGCGCGTTACGGGATCTCCTGCCGAATGAGTCGATCATCTATCTCGGCGATACGGCCCGTGTGCCGTATGGGTCGAAGTCACCGGACACAATCCGCCGCTTCTCGATGGAGGACACGCAGTTCCTCGTTTCGCACGGGGTAAAAGCCGTGGTGGTGGCGTGCAACACGGCCACGGCACACGCGCTGCCGATTTTGCAGGCAACGTTTCGCGTGCCGGTGATCGGCGTTCTCGGCCCAGGGGTCGAGGCGACGCTGGCGGACGCCCACTGCGAGCGTGTGGGCATCATCGGCACCGCAGGAACAATCCGCAGCCACGCGTATCAGCATGAGATCGCCATGCGACGACCGGACATCATGATCGAGGCACGGGCGACGCCGCTGCTGGTGCCATTCGTCGAGGAGGGTTGGATCGACCACCCGGCGCTCAAATCCGTGCTGCGGGAGTATTTGAAGCCGCTGCTCGACAAGGGCATCGACACGCTCGTGCTCGGCTGCACGCACTATCCGCTGCTCATTCCGGTGCTGAAACGCATGCTGGGCCAGAAAGTGCGCCTCGTGGACTCCGCCAGCACCTGCGCGGCGCATGTGAAGGCAAAACTGGAGCAGGACGGTCTGCTGCGGACAGTGAAATCAAAGCCCACGCTCGAAATCTTCCTCACCGACCACTCCGAACAGGCGGAAAACATGGCGAAGCGCTTCCTCGGCACGGATTTCGGCAAGGTGAAGAAAGCGGTGGTTTGA
- a CDS encoding TraB/GumN family protein → MLIPRLVLALALIVCAVACEREEKKADGKPDSAAFVSDGAGDGSVWVVDGPNGGRLFLCGTIHILREKDYPLAPAYEAAYMYSNKLVLELPPGAASGPELTSRMSQLGLYSADTSLEANVSKETWEGVKKWTAKRGLEVSSMNRFRPWFVALLMTNVEYANLGAKAEMGVDTHFEQRAKKDGKPAEGLETVEFQIQLFASLSDKQQRELLEQTLIEVSHVAEEYEKIVRAWKQGDLAALSEMMLQEAERYADLNELFVTARNLSWMDRLEQMLKNGEKVMVLTGTLHFISDTGLIELMRKRGHRVRHYREVTDF, encoded by the coding sequence ATGCTGATTCCCCGTCTTGTTCTCGCACTCGCACTGATCGTGTGCGCTGTGGCATGCGAGCGTGAGGAGAAAAAGGCGGATGGAAAACCGGATTCAGCGGCCTTTGTCTCTGATGGTGCCGGTGATGGCAGCGTGTGGGTGGTGGACGGGCCGAACGGCGGCCGGCTGTTTTTGTGCGGGACGATTCACATCCTGCGTGAGAAGGACTACCCGCTGGCCCCGGCCTACGAGGCGGCTTACATGTATTCGAACAAGCTGGTGCTGGAACTGCCGCCCGGCGCAGCGTCCGGGCCGGAGCTGACCAGCCGGATGTCACAACTCGGCTTGTACTCGGCGGACACTTCGCTGGAGGCGAATGTGAGCAAGGAAACGTGGGAGGGCGTGAAAAAGTGGACGGCGAAGCGCGGACTGGAGGTTTCCTCGATGAACCGCTTCCGCCCGTGGTTCGTGGCACTGCTGATGACCAATGTCGAATACGCCAACCTGGGGGCCAAGGCCGAAATGGGTGTGGACACGCACTTTGAGCAACGGGCGAAGAAGGATGGCAAGCCTGCGGAAGGACTCGAAACGGTGGAGTTCCAAATCCAGCTCTTTGCATCCCTCAGCGACAAACAGCAGCGCGAGTTGCTGGAGCAGACGCTGATCGAGGTCAGCCATGTGGCCGAGGAGTATGAAAAAATCGTCCGGGCATGGAAACAGGGTGATCTGGCGGCCCTGAGCGAGATGATGCTGCAGGAGGCGGAGCGCTATGCCGACCTGAACGAGCTGTTCGTCACAGCCCGCAACCTGTCATGGATGGACCGGCTGGAGCAGATGCTCAAGAACGGCGAAAAAGTCATGGTGCTGACCGGTACGCTGCACTTCATCTCGGACACCGGCTTGATCGAGCTGATGCGCAAACGCGGCCACCGCGTGCGGCACTATCGTGAGGTGACTGATTTCTGA
- a CDS encoding KpsF/GutQ family sugar-phosphate isomerase, which produces MNYPEKARRVIQIEIDELQRLHARIDENFSRAIELLLPCVRNRGKLIVCGVGKSGNIGRKLAATLNSTGATTVLLNVGDALHGDLGVADPGDLAIMLSYSGETSELLDLLPHVKRFGIPIIAITGALQSTLAKNADVVLDVHVTQEACPLNLAPTSSTTTMLVLCDALAMALLEARGFQSEDFARLHPGGSLGRALLTRVSDVMRSGEQLAIITPETPVREALQAMTRARSGAAIVTNADGMLAGVFTHGDFVRAFQKDNAIAFKPVRDFMTPRPVSIQADKLAAEVLATLEKNRVDDIVVVDSTGKPVGMVDTQDLTRLRLV; this is translated from the coding sequence ATGAATTACCCTGAAAAGGCCCGGCGCGTCATCCAGATCGAGATCGATGAACTGCAGCGGCTGCATGCACGCATCGACGAAAATTTCTCCCGTGCCATCGAACTGCTGCTGCCGTGCGTTCGCAATCGTGGCAAGCTCATCGTCTGCGGTGTGGGCAAAAGCGGCAACATCGGCCGCAAGCTCGCCGCAACGCTCAACAGCACCGGGGCCACCACCGTGCTGCTGAATGTCGGTGATGCGCTGCACGGCGATCTCGGCGTTGCCGATCCGGGCGATCTGGCGATCATGCTCAGCTACAGCGGAGAAACCTCCGAACTACTGGACTTGCTGCCGCATGTGAAGCGTTTTGGCATTCCGATCATCGCCATCACGGGTGCGCTGCAATCCACGCTGGCAAAAAATGCGGACGTTGTGCTCGATGTGCATGTCACGCAGGAGGCCTGCCCGCTGAACCTGGCACCCACCTCCAGCACCACCACGATGCTCGTGCTCTGTGACGCGCTGGCGATGGCGCTGCTCGAAGCACGCGGTTTTCAATCCGAGGACTTTGCCCGGCTGCATCCCGGCGGCTCGCTGGGCCGTGCGCTGCTCACCCGCGTGAGCGATGTCATGCGCAGCGGCGAGCAGCTCGCGATCATCACGCCGGAGACTCCTGTCCGCGAGGCGCTCCAGGCCATGACACGCGCCCGCAGCGGCGCCGCCATCGTCACGAATGCGGACGGCATGCTCGCCGGCGTCTTCACGCATGGCGATTTCGTTCGCGCCTTCCAGAAGGACAACGCCATCGCCTTCAAGCCCGTGCGCGACTTCATGACGCCACGCCCCGTCAGCATCCAGGCCGACAAACTCGCCGCCGAGGTGCTCGCCACACTGGAGAAGAACCGCGTCGATGACATTGTCGTCGTCGATTCCACGGGCAAACCTGTCGGCATGGTCGATACGCAGGATCTCACGCGACTGCGGCTGGTGTGA